The following is a genomic window from Bombina bombina isolate aBomBom1 chromosome 3, aBomBom1.pri, whole genome shotgun sequence.
taaaaatagtttattttaattctacaggtaagtttaaatttattttaagatagggatgttgtagttttaatttaaagttagcgggttgttaggtttagaggttaatagcttaatttagtttatggcgatgtggggggctggcggtttaggggtttttaggtttagttagtggtagtgatgtgggaggccagaggtttaggggttaatacatttatttagtggcggtggggtccgggagcggcaggataggggtttataactttttttaggttgcggagatgtcggggagcggcggaataggagttaataatattatgtaggtggcggtgatgttggggcggcagattaggggtgtttagactcggggcttatgttagggtgttaggtgtaaacgttacatgttttcaaccatagaaaacaatgggatatctggcagcatcgaacataagctttcgctgctttcagattcccattgatttctatggcatccgcggcctccagggtggcggattgaaaccaggtacgctgggccggaatagtggcgagcgtacctgttagaaatttgataacttgaaaaaagtgtcagagccaaatgtgtattcggagcatctgtaatgacgtaagcattgatctgcgtcggattgtgacctggcggattgtatgttacatcacaaatttcaacttttgccggtctataggctttgataactaggtcagatcaaacTCGCAAACATTTACACtgcggaattctggcgtatttgcggttgacggcttgataaatatccccctaagtctaaccccaattaggtactcaccattcctgaagtccggcggagaaggtcttcttccaggcggtgaagtcttcttggaggcggcgacatcttccAGCATAGggacctcttctagcttcatccaggaccaaggcgacgCGGAGCAGAGGTGACAGCGGAACAAGatcggcgaccgcagagccatacagcgtggagatcctcttcgtatgatcattGCCACACACTGAGGaccgaatgcaaggtacccgtttaaaaatggggtaccttgcattcctattggctgacattttcaaatcagccaataggatgagagcggctgaaatcctattggcttattgataatttggtttatttttttctgtaatgttagactttattttttgtaatttttagattaatttcatttaatcttagattattatttttttaagtaatgttagtttttttattttaattgtaatttagtattttttaatttaatgtaattggggttaatttagggggtgttaggatagggggcttagtaattaatatagttatttgctttgtgggggttggcggtttaggagttaatagcttaattacgtTGATTACGATTtgaggggttggcggtttcggtgttaatagcttaattaggtttattgcaatgtgggtggttgaaggtttaggggttaatagtgtagttaggTTTatagcgttgtgggggttggcggattaggggttaatatgttaattagatacTATGTgatttgggggttggcggattaaggggttaataggtagagatgtggggggatgggcggatttggggttaataggtttattagctaTATTGCGATGTGtgagttggcggattaggggttaatatattttattagatattgcagtgggggatggcggttgacaggtagatagatactgtGCATGCatcaggtgtttgttaatacttccagggagtttcggtgctcacattttcagcgcaaggcttgctgcgcctgcctatgtgtcgcaaggtgaaaatagagtaacatTTTTCTATTTTCGCGGCATAAGTCCTTGAGCTgaatgtgataccgacttgcggcACGGTTCTATGTTTATGGGAGTACaattagcgggcgacgggtgaaatatacgcgccacatttatatgcggcgctgtatatgtgatagcaattcCTGACTAAAAAAACGTtgacgccggcttttgcgggcgatgccgcgTATGTAATCGCGCCCCTGATGCCCACATATCAGTCTTCATCCTACTAATACAAGCAGCACACATGGGAATACATATTAGTCTGCCACCTTAAATGTTTCGGCTCATAACCAGATATCCCAGCATCAGGTGAAGGTGCCATGTATACTGTCTGAAATTCTAGAATAAATTGACTTTATTCAGTATAAATAAGCAATTTGTTTCTGCATGTGTTCACATATTCGACAATGCCAAAATAAAATGCATCCTATAACAAAGGTTTTCTTTTTCCAAAATGATCAAAATGGCTAAATACAAAATTGTCTGATTTTTTGAGCAAATGGTAACATCCTTGTAATACTCAACTGataataatatatgcaaatgtaCACATTATTTATTGTGAGATAAGTAGTACattgatataaaatatatgttgtgaaattgttaattttgtttatttttggcttattgcatttcatttatttgcATTTCAATATGTAATATTGAAAGCTATCAATCtgaattttcatgtaatttatattCATTGTCTTCCCCAGAGTACCTTACAATTGGGCTGTCGTCTGTGAAAAGGAAGGGTGCAAACTATGTTTTAGAGACTATTAAGTCTATATTTGATCAATCAAGTGAAGATGAACTTAAAGAGATGGTAGTTGTTGTCCATCTGGCAGACTTTAATATGAAATGGAATGTTCAAATGGCAAAAGAAATATCTCAAATGTTTAGCCAATACATTCTAAAGGGACACCTTCTTCTTATTCATGCACCTCAAGAATTATATCCACCCCTTGAAGGTCTTAAAAGAAATTACAATGATCCAGAAGACAGAGTGAAATTTAGGTCCAAGCAGAATGTTGACTATGCTTTTCTAATGAACTTCTGTGCCAACCTTTCAACCTATTATCTGATGATTGAAGATGATGTTCATTGTTCCAAATCCTTCCTTGCTTCTATCAAGAAAGCAATAACATCAAAGGAAGGGTCATACTGGGTCACACTGGAGTTTTCCAAGTTGGGCTACATTGGGAAGCTTTACCAATCAAGAGACTTACCCAGGTTAACTCAGTTTCTCTTAGCCTTCTACCAGGAAATGCCTTGCGACTGGCTTCTAGTACACTTTCGCCTGCTATTGACACAGAAAGACGTCATCCGGTTTAAGCCATCTTTATTCCAACATATTGGCTTATATTCCTCCTTCAGGGGAACAAAAAACCACCTTAAAGATGATGACTTTGAAGAGGATCCCTTTGACATTCCAGATAATCCAGTGGCTGATGTGTTAACCAACATTGCTACATTCAAGGATTACCATCCTAACAAAGCCTATGGCACCAAGGATGGATATTTTTGGGGTGAATCTCCTCAAACTGGAAGCTACTTTGCTTTGGCTTTTCACAAACCTGCCCATCTCTCAAGAATCTCAATCAGGACTGGCTCTGATGAAAGAAAGACTGACATTCTTCTTCATGGTCATTTTGAAGTCAGCAAAGAGCGTGCTAATGGTAAAGACTGTTCCAACTACATCCAGATTGGGACTTTCAATAAGGGTGTATTTGAGAAAAATAACTTGGAAGATTTGGTCACTTTCCCTGCACAGTGCATTAGAATATATGTATCAAAGAGTCAAAATGAATGGTTAATAATTAAAAGCATAAAAGTATGGACTACCTAAACATTTTCAGATGACAAGAAAGATTTATTTTtactaaaaataatttaaagatttGCAATTTTGAATGAcatattattttaaatgttattataaATATAATGGGACAGATTAAGAGGGGAGCACTAACAAATAGGtgtgagtgataaggggtatattgcgggtgtttgcgcaaGACGGgttttgcactcgtattacaagttgaaagtaaacctgatcgcttgagcgcaatcgcgatttacgctagaatgattacagcatcctcagagctctggtaaaaaactgtcacaaaaatacattacaaagtacaatgacactcataacaacaccatcaaataaaaacattttttaacaaatattgcaAAAAACGTTCTAAGTGCTTAAAGCTATgaagtctcatgtgttagaaaaaaaaaaaaaggttggcaaagggttttaacatagagatacatacatatacatgtctaaagatgtgtgtgtatatatatatatatatatatatatacaggtggccctcgttttacaacggttcaatttacaccgtttcagaataacaaccttttttttcagtcatgtgactgctattgaaaagcattgagaagcagtgcatttattaaaatagccagtaggtggagctgtctgcttgtgttgcagcacaacaaagcaagctgaaattaatcagtttaaccagacctgagctatcgagaagatttcaaaggaacaagatcttcctgtctataaatcagtccagtttggaatgcatggaaagaactgtttgcagaaaatgcaagtgaagtctgtgttgtgtgattattttattaggtttataatgctgtttagcatttaaagtcttcatttcaaagctttaaaaataatgtattaggtgttacttatgacaattttgagagaggcctggaacctatctccctcacttcccattgacttacattataaactgggtttcaatttacaacagtttcgatttacaaccatttcttctggaacctaaccccggcgtaaactgagggctacctgtatatatatatatatttatatatgtgtatatatatgtatttatttgtatatatgtatttacagacatatatacacataaacacatgtatacatatgttatatgtatttttaaatagatattcctatatataatcatgtgtgtttatatataaatatatattgtaccaaaaaaaaatatatatatatatacagtatatatttgtgtgtatgtatgtatgtgtatatatatatatatatatatatatatatatatacaaatatgtatttatgaataaatagaacatgttcttctatgtgaagagcactggaatgtgaaatattcatattttcatgtcgggttagcgcacttgagaatatgcgatcgggtttgcatgcgagttgggcattaggtctttttttttttttctctctattgacttctatggggaaaaagaTACCGCGTACAAgattctaagttcagctttctgCGCTGGTTgagttagcgtgcgagcgaaaacagtttactttcaacttttaatacaagcgcaacccaacccATAATATGTTTTACTCAGGAACCTTAACGGTTTTCTCATACCTCCTAACTTTCTGATATGAACATTGTTGAAGCTGCTATTCCATTGATGCATATGTGGTGATTACCAAGcacccagtaattacacaacaatTATGTTTCGGTATATTATGACATACCAGTAAACATTTTTAGCCCCTTCATGCTGGTAGCAAGTTTTTAACATCAGAATGAAGTTTCCATATAAACACTTCTTGGAAAAATAAAATCATGCAatcgtgatttcaaggccgggatcatgGGGGACTACCTACAATGCTAGGTACGCACCCCAGTCCGATTTTCCATTCcctaaaaggaggaggctgcaggatgccatataaggtaggatgttccGTGCCATTGTAACTGCTGTAAATGCCCAGttctgttaggacggcatggaatgtcctaacggtttttcagtagccaaactgtaCCCACTTCTTTATAGGGAGAGTCCAATGCAAGCATACTTCTgtataaagtgcattattttgcagttgttaactGCTGAGGccgataaataaataaaagatgtgTAGCTGGGTTagcctgcagtgtgcatttccagttcaAAGAATTAGAAAATCCAAATTTTCAGAGCTAGATTTACATGAAAAGGGGTAAAAACAATGAttgtttccttctaaatacagggagagtccacagctgcattcattacttgtgggaatacagaacctggccaccaggaggaggcaaaggcaccccagccaaaacttaaatacctcccccatttccctcatcccctagtcattctttgcctttcatcacaggaggatggcagagaatatatgaccaccgtagacttaaaggatgcgtatctacacattcctatccacaaagatcatcaccagttcctcaggttcgcctttctggacaagcattactagtttgtggctcttcccttcgggttggccacggcgccaagaatcttcacaaaggtgctagggtcccttctggcggtcctaagatttttttaaaacttctttgTTGTTTTAATGTGCAATGCTTTCCTTTGTGATGTCTTCTTTTCATCACTTATTTATGCAAGGGTATGGGGTTGATTtgtcaagctgaggcggacaggggcgcacataccagagtttgctttttttttttcccctgtgcctctctctctccacctctccttccccctcacacttccttccctgctcgtgctacttataaacataacagtgcctgaagccgttgTTCTCAGACACTACAGGGCTCACTCTGATTTAGTAATAGCAGGTGCCGTGTGCAGAACGTACATTATaatatggcagcatacatagcagaTCCTAAGCTGCAGATCAACGTTTaaattataaatcttttatatacAACAGAATGTGGTAAGATGAACACTGCATACAGAATTGAAGTCAGTTTATTTTGCATAATCAGAAAAAGTTTGTTTAGAACatttcaagcaggtgttgtggttccctttaaggtttttgcaggtttctactttcaaacCTTTGCTTCAGGTGGatattaaatggatagtctagtcaaatttaaacattcatgattcagatagagcatgcaatttcttttacaagatatgatacttgtgggattaaacctcctgctagcaggaagtggcaaagagcaccacagcagagctgtatatatagctcctcccttcctcccccccccagtcattctctttgcctgtgttagtgataggaagaggtaaagtgaggtgtttcgttttagattcttcaatcaagaagttttttattttaaaatggtgccagtgagtactattttcgtcagggagaaatcgtcagtctatatcttcccaagaggagtggagacatcttatttttctgccctgatgttgatggtcttagcaaatgttatctaagatccatgctggttcccacagagcagttgaaggtagtgtaaagaaacatcttcagtgtggagaaccgtgtcatgctacaatcagcattgaggtatgttcagtcatttgtttttggggagacttgatgcatcagaacaggctgacattattccctatctggggaggggtaaatTAGTATGCACTACATGTATggtaatggtgtacctggaataaACGAtgggagatgcggttgctggcTAATTAGGGTCAAACATTTATCTGACCTAAGGGAGTACAGTTTTTTTGTCATGTAGTTAGGCTTGATTTTGGTGCGACATGTTtgtgtaagaggggcacatggcttcatATTTATTATAAACAACATGTTTGGTTTTTCCTTGCAACATATGCAGGTCTCTGTAAAGGCCAGTGTTACGCCCACggggggcggggcctattttcgcacgctcagacgcacAGTATCATCCGGATCACATAGACAGCAAAGGCCTGGGCTCTGGTGGGGCCTAAATTGTTTTGCCATTCGAGGGGTCTTAAAAGCTTCTCAAGCAGCAGCagtgtattccgggggcaggtaggcgccacagcagagctgtggcgaggtgcaggggcctgaattaataaaaagtttttgtCATAACTGTCAAAtcgctttatatttttttttacacatctaAGCAAGCTGGTGCAATACTGTTAGCATATTTGGggcatattaaaacattttttattgccgggttcttcaaccgcgtctaattcatttactctgcaggatatggctgcagttatgtcaactacccttacagaggtattatctaagttgccagtgttacagagcAAACGCAGCActacagaagtcaatgtgaatactgagtcctctgatgctttgttagctatttccgatgtaccctcacagggatctgatttgggggtcagggaacttctgtctgagggggaactttccgattcgggaagtttGTTGCCTCATACGGACTCGGacttcatgtcctttagatttaagcttgaacacctccgcctgttacttcgggaggttttagcgactctggatgactgtgactctattgtggtaccaccagagaaattgtgtaaaatggacaaatacttagaggtacctgcttacactgatgtttttccggttcctaagagaatttcagagattattaagagggaatgggacagaccgggtatcccgttctcaccttctcctaattttaagaaaatgtatcccatatctgacactgttcgggactcttggcaaacagtccctaaggtggagggagctatatctaccctggctaagcgtacaactattcctattgaggacagttgtgctttcaaagaccctatggataagaaattggagggtctcctaaagaaactgtttattcatcagggtttccttttacaaccgacggcctgcattgtaccggttaccactgcggcggccttctggtttgatgcattggaagagtctcttaagactgagacttctttagaggatattttagatagaattaaggctcttaagctagctaattcttttattacagatgccgcctttcagattgcaaaattggcagctaagaatgccggatttgccattttagcacgtagagcgttatggttaaaatcttggtctgctgatgtgtcatctaagtcaaaactcttggctattcctttcaaaggaaaaaccctattcgggcctgacttgaaagagatcatttctgacattacgggaggtaagggtcatctcctacctcaggatagaacagctaaactgaggggtaaacaaaataattttcgttcctttcggaactttaaaggagtcccctcatcttcctcttcttccaccaaACAGgatgggaattttgctcaggccaagtccgtctggagacccaaccaggcttggaacaagggtaaacaagccaaaaagcacgctgctgctaccaagacagcatgaaggggcggcccccgatccgggaccggatatagtggggggcagactttctctctttgcccaggcttgggtaagagatgttcaggatcctcggacactggaaatcgtgtcccaagggtatcaactggtattcaaaaattctctcccaagggggtggtttcttctttcaagattgtctgtagaccagataaaaagagaggcgttcttacgttgtgtaaaagacttctctactatgggagtaattcgtcccattccaatactggaacaggggcaggggttttactcaaatctctttgtggtccccaaaaaagagggcacgtttcgtcctattttagatctaaaaagtctaaacaagtttctcagagtcccatccttcaagatggagactattcgaacaattctgccattgatccaggagggtcaatatatgactaccgtggacttgaaggatgcatatcttcatattcctatccataaggatcatcaccagttcctaaggtttgcctttctggacaaacattttcagtttgtggctcttcccttcgggttggccacagcacacaggatcttcacaaaggttctagggtcacttctggcggttctcaggccgcggggcattgcagtggcgccttatctggatgatattctgatctaggcgtcgtcttaccatctgacaaagtctcatacagacatggttctgtcctttctgaggactcacgggtggaaggtgaatctagaaaagagttcattaattccacagacaagggttcccttcttgggaactctaatagactccatatctaaaaaatttcttgacggaggtcagaaagttaaagattctgaatacatgccaagctcttcagtccagtcctcggccatcagtggctcagtgcatggaggtaattggattgatggtggaggcaatggacatcattccgtttgctcgttttcttctcagaccactacaactgagcatgctcaggcagtggaatggagattatgcaaatttgtctcctcagatagatctgacaagagactctcttctttggtggttgtcgccagatcatctgtcccaagggatgtgctttcgcagaccctcatgggtgatagtgacaacggacactagtctactaggctggggtgcagtctggaattccctgaaggctcagggtgtgtggactcagccggagtctcttcttccaatcaatattctggatatgagagcaatattcaatgcgcttcaggcgtggccaaattcatccgcttggacaacatcacgactgtggtttacatcaatcatcagtatccaagataattcggtgggcggaagctcactcttgttatctgtcagcaatctacatcccaggagtggacaactgggaagcgactttttaagcagacagacgtttcatcagggggagtgggaactccatccggaggactttgccactctgatcctcagatggggcagaccggaattggacctgattctcgtcagaatgccaagctctagtcttgaaaaaggcctaactgagaggctgaaacgcgttgacagaatttgGTGAGCAATATTTCATTATTCCTTTTATatctgtagcattattgcactatgttgttttgttgtttgcagGTTGTATGAGGATAGAGTCTTTTACTATAGACCGAACACCctagaaaacactccaacaacaaagcatttaccagaaaggaaaggaggatcTAAAATCAATATTATTAACATTACACGCACCCTGAACCACTAAATATTGGATAAAGGATTTGGGATTTATATCTATACCATATAAACCTTTTTTCACTAACTAATTTTTCACTATCACCATTTTTGGATTACAACACGATTTTTTGAGTTTAatctttgatatattttttgatcCATTATATTTTTGATCCAACATATTTCCGATTTTTACACAATTTTAGGCACTAACATACATTTTTTGTGCACCACTTTTTTGTGAACAgttcttttcattttttcacttttgtatttttatttttaaatattttttcacatttttcactaaggaggacatttccactaagggacTAGAGACAATCAGATTGATCATCTAACTGGTGCAATATACCCAAACCACATTTTAAGGatcttttttaaaaattgaagAACAATTTTATGTCAACCCGTTATTTTAAAGTAACTTTAAAATAAGTCTTGGTTTAAAGTTTTGAAATAAGTCTTTTTGAAATAAGTCTTTGTTTTAACAAATGTTACGTATtgatgtacatggatccatgtttttaactgaatGCTTTCaattatatgtttaattttatttgattgtatgtagataataaactttttaaattgttacaCTGCTTAAACATTTAACTCTATACAACCTTGAATTGTACCAATACTATCTACCCTTGATAGAAAGGCACATTCCAATCATTTAACCCACCtcccatagcctctagt
Proteins encoded in this region:
- the LOC128653522 gene encoding alpha-1,3-mannosyl-glycoprotein 4-beta-N-acetylglucosaminyltransferase C, with translation MRCSLRRSVTTSTLCLIVFLLVVIFKKEDDVLMDAENCLSRTLSQQELLSTANAQIFQELWNRSSPISTSYLNLAGFPSINKKYLTIGLSSVKRKGANYVLETIKSIFDQSSEDELKEMVVVVHLADFNMKWNVQMAKEISQMFSQYILKGHLLLIHAPQELYPPLEGLKRNYNDPEDRVKFRSKQNVDYAFLMNFCANLSTYYLMIEDDVHCSKSFLASIKKAITSKEGSYWVTLEFSKLGYIGKLYQSRDLPRLTQFLLAFYQEMPCDWLLVHFRLLLTQKDVIRFKPSLFQHIGLYSSFRGTKNHLKDDDFEEDPFDIPDNPVADVLTNIATFKDYHPNKAYGTKDGYFWGESPQTGSYFALAFHKPAHLSRISIRTGSDERKTDILLHGHFEVSKERANGKDCSNYIQIGTFNKGVFEKNNLEDLVTFPAQCIRIYVSKSQNEWLIIKSIKVWTT